The Quercus robur chromosome 7, dhQueRobu3.1, whole genome shotgun sequence genome has a segment encoding these proteins:
- the LOC126693069 gene encoding syntaxin-132-like: protein MNDLLTDSFEIPQGQASRGGDIELGAQASMNSGELGLESFFKQVTEIEKQYGKLDNLLKKLQDAHEESKAVTKAPAMKAIKQRMEKDIDEVGKVSRYIKSKIEGLDKENLTNRQKPGCGKGTAVDRTRMATTISLKKKLKDKMAEFQTLREAIHKEYCEVVERRVFTVTGTRADEETIERLIETGDSEQIFQKAIQEQGRGQIMATVAEIHERHDAVREVERKLLDLQQIFLDMAVLVDAQGEMLDNIESQVSSAVDHVQQGNTALQKAKKLQKNSRKWMCIAIIILLIIVAIIVVAVIKPWSSNKGA, encoded by the exons ATGAACGACCTCTTAACG GACTCATTTGAGATCCCCCAGGGTCAAGCTTCTAGAGGTGGAGATATAGAGCTAGGTGCACAGGCTTCAATGAATTCAGGAGAGCTGGGTTTGGAGAGTTTCTTTAAGCAG GTTACAGAGATTGAGAAACAATATGGGAAGCTGGACAATCTACTAAAAAAGCTCCAG GATGCACATGAAGAGTCCAAGGCTGTGACTAAGGCTCCTGCGATGAAAG CAATCAAGCAGCGAATGGAGAAAGATATTGATGAAGTTGGAAAAGTTTCCCGttacataaaatcaaaaattgAAGGACTCGACAAAGAG AATTTAACAAATAGGCAGAAGCCTGGTTGTGGAAAAGGAACAGCTGTAGACCGAACGAGAATGGCAACAACTAT TTCCTTGAAAAAGAAGTTGAAGGATAAGATGGCTGAATTTCAG ACTTTACGGGAAGCTATCCATAAAGAATATTGCGAGGTTGTTGAGAGGCGTGTCTTTACAG TAACGGGCACAAGAGCTGATGAAGAG ACAATTGAGAGATTGATTGAGACTGGAGACAGTGAACAAATTTTCCAGAAGGCAATTCAGGAACAAGGGCGAGGCCAG ATAATGGCCACAGTGGCAGAAATTCATGAGCGTCATGATGCAGTTAGAGAAGTGGAGAGGAAGCTTCTCGACTTACAACAg ATATTTCTGGATATGGCGGTCTTGGTGGATGCACAAGGGGAAATGCTTGACAACATAGAGTCACAG GTCTCAAGTGCAGTAGATCATGTGCAGCAAGGGAATACTGCCCTCCAAAAGGCCAAGAAGCTACAGAAGAACTCCAGGAAATGGATGTGCATTGCAATTATCATCCTTCTTATCATTGTTGCAATCATTGTTGTGGCCGTAATCAAGCCGTGGAGTAGCAACAAGGGTGCTTAG